From Myxococcales bacterium, the proteins below share one genomic window:
- a CDS encoding serine/threonine protein kinase, translating to MTDRDGPKAQARSSPEGAGPEATTPAFVAFGKYQLFASLGRGGMADVYLAVARGPLGFRKLAVVKQVRAQHAANPQFVELFLDEARLSARLNHPNIVHTYEVGEHDGAYFIAMEYLAGVSLDRVLRRVRRSRRPLDEGFCLRVVTDALSGLEHAHTLRDYDGSPLGIVHRDVSPHNVLVTYDGRTKLCDFGLAKAKHAQSVTEVGVLKGKVAYMSPEQATSGQVDARSDVFAMGLVLWELLVGEPLLSASSAGHTLEKLVSGPIPRVSTRRPVDSALDGLVARALERRPEDRFASAGEMRDALEGILLRRPYRHTDVARVLAEGFRDAREQVEQKISAHMGMIEAAAEGSERRVKAKDTALPPTTQLSRLSESLSGVSTVSSIASIPRGPVESVPLRAPPRSSVLPWVLGLVLLGVVAVTAVVVALVPSTSAPPGARVP from the coding sequence ATGACCGACCGCGACGGCCCCAAGGCGCAGGCGCGGTCGTCGCCCGAAGGCGCGGGGCCCGAGGCCACGACCCCCGCGTTCGTCGCTTTCGGAAAATACCAGCTCTTTGCTTCGCTCGGGCGGGGCGGGATGGCCGACGTGTACCTCGCCGTGGCGCGCGGCCCCCTCGGCTTCCGCAAGCTCGCCGTCGTGAAGCAGGTCCGCGCCCAGCACGCGGCGAACCCCCAGTTCGTCGAGCTCTTCCTCGACGAGGCCCGCCTCTCGGCGCGCCTGAACCATCCGAACATCGTGCACACGTACGAGGTCGGCGAGCACGATGGCGCGTACTTCATCGCCATGGAGTACCTCGCCGGGGTCTCGCTCGATCGCGTGCTCCGGCGCGTTCGGAGGTCGCGACGCCCCCTCGACGAGGGCTTCTGTCTGCGCGTCGTCACCGATGCCCTCTCCGGCCTCGAGCACGCCCACACGCTCCGTGACTACGACGGGAGCCCCCTCGGTATCGTGCATCGCGACGTGAGCCCCCACAACGTGCTCGTCACCTACGATGGCCGCACGAAGCTCTGCGATTTCGGCCTCGCGAAGGCCAAACACGCTCAGTCCGTGACCGAGGTCGGGGTGCTGAAGGGCAAGGTCGCCTACATGTCCCCCGAACAGGCTACCTCGGGGCAAGTCGACGCGCGGAGCGACGTCTTCGCCATGGGGCTCGTCCTGTGGGAGCTCTTGGTCGGAGAGCCGCTGCTCTCGGCGTCGAGCGCAGGGCACACGCTCGAGAAGCTCGTGAGCGGGCCCATCCCTCGGGTCTCCACGCGCCGTCCGGTCGATTCGGCGCTCGACGGGCTCGTCGCGCGGGCGCTCGAGCGGAGGCCGGAGGATCGCTTCGCCTCCGCCGGCGAGATGCGTGACGCGCTCGAGGGCATCCTGCTCCGGCGCCCGTACCGCCACACGGACGTGGCCCGTGTCCTCGCGGAAGGCTTCCGCGACGCCCGCGAGCAGGTCGAGCAAAAAATCTCGGCCCACATGGGCATGATCGAAGCGGCGGCCGAGGGCAGCGAGCGTCGGGTCAAGGCCAAGGACACCGCGCTCCCCCCCACGACGCAGCTCAGCCGGCTCAGCGAGAGCCTGTCCGGGGTGAGCACCGTCAGCTCCATCGCCTCGATCCCACGAGGCCCCGTCGAGAGCGTGCCTCTTCGGGCGCCTCCGCGGAGCAGCGTGCTCCCTTGGGTCCTCGGGCTCGTGCTGCTCGGCGTCGTCGCCGTCACGGCGGTCGTGGTTGCGCTCGTCCCGTCGACGTCGGCTCCGCCGGGAGCGCGCGTCCCCTGA